The genomic window TCAAGCCGCCGAGTTTCGGTGCACGCTCGGTGAACGACTTGTCCCAGATGTCCGACTCACGGGTGAAAGTGAGACCGACATGGCTCTTCTTCAGGCTTACGGTCTTCGAGTTGATGAACTGAAGGTAGAGCCAGGCCGCCTTGCGGCGATCGGCCGGCGTCGACTTGAGCAAGGTTACCGAACCGGCATCCTGATAGCCGAGCTTCATGCCTTCCTTCCAGTAAGCGCCATGGGGCGACGGCGCCATGCGCCACTTCGGCGTGCCATCAGCGTTCATCACAGGCAGACCGGGTTTCACCATGTCCGCAGTGAATGCGGTGTACCAGAAGATCTGCTGCGCGATATTTCCCTGTGCAGGAACGGGACCCGATTCAGAGAAGGTCATGCCCTGCGCCTGCGGCGGAGCATACTTCTTCAGCCAGTCAAGGTATTTCACAATCGAGTACACCGCGGCGGGGCCATTGGTGTCGCCGCCGCGTTCAACCGAAGAGCCCACCGGCCGACAGCCTTCCATGCGGATCCCCCACTCGTCGACCGGCTTTCCATTCGGAATGCCCTTGTCGCCGTTGCCGGCCATGGAGAGCCATGCATCGGTGAACCGCCAACCCAGCGACGGGTCCTTCTTGCCGTAGTCCATGTGACCATAGACTTTGACGCCGTTGATTTCCTTGATGTCATTGGTGAAGAACTCGGCGATGTCTTCATAAGCCGACCAATTCACCGGCACGCCGAGTTCATAGCCATACTTGGCCTTGAACTTCGCCTTGAATTCGGGATTCGTGAACCAGTCATAGCGGAACCAATATACGTTCGCGAACTGCTGATCCGGAAGCTGATAAAGTTTGCCGTCCGGCGCGGTCGTGAACGATTTACCGATGAAATCATCGACATCGAGCATCGGATCAGTGACGTCCTTGCCCTCACCGGTCATGTAATCAGACAGGACCACCGTCTGATTGTAACGGAAGTGGGTGCCGATCAGATCGGAATCGTTGATCCAACCGTCATAGACGTTCTTGCCGGACTGCATCTGTGTCTGCAGCTTTTCGACGACGTCACCCTCCTGAATGAGATCGTGCTTGAGCTTGATGCCGGTGATCTCACTGAACGCCTTGGCCAGCGTGCCGGATTCATACTCGTGCGTCGTGATCGTTTCCGAAACGACGTTGATCTCCATGCCCTTGAAGGGCTCAGCAGCCTTGATGAACCACTGCATCTCCTTCATCTGGTCTTCCTTCGACAAGGTCGAAGGCTGGAATTCGCTATCAATCCATTTCTTCGCAGCCGCTTCATCCGCGAAGGCTGGAGCGGTGATCGCAGCCGAGGCTGCCATCAGCGCCACCGCGCTTGCCATCGTCAAAAGACGATCTCGTGTTGTACGTCGCATGGTTTCCTCCGTTGAAACACAACTCCAGGTCCGGGTTGATCCCCGGATCTGCCTCTCTCCACCCGTCTAGACGTTGCGAAATATGACAACGGCTGTGACGAGCGAAATCACACTGGCGAGCCACAAGCTCGACACCTCGACGCCCTCACCGACCGGAAGCGTCGCGATCGGATAGGCACCGACAAAGCCAATCCACAAAAGATGAATGACCGCTGCGGTGATCAGCGAAATGAACAAACGATCGCCGCGGGTGGTCGGAATCTGCAGAATTCCGACGCGCTCCGCTTCCGGATAGCGCAGCGCAAGCCAGGTCATGACCGCAAGCGTCGCAGCCAGCAGACCAAAGAAAATTGCGGTCGGCAGAGTCCAGGCCATCCACGCGATGTTTTCCATGGCTCAGCTCTCCCTCACACTCTCCCGAGCGCGAAGCCGCGCGCGATGTAGTTGCGGACAAACCAGATCACCAACGCCCCAGGAATGATCGTCAAAACACCGGCAGCAGCCAGCAGTCCCCAGTCCATGCCCGCGGCGGAAATCGTACGTGTCATGGTCGCGGCAATCGGCTTCGCGTTGACCGAGGTCAGCGTGCGCGCCAGCAACAACTCGACCCACGAGAACATAAAGCAGAAGAAGGCCGCGACGCCGATGCCGCTGGCAATCAGGGGCATCAGGATCTTCACGAAGAAACGCGGGAAGGAGTAACCATCCAGGAATGCGGTTTCGTCGATTTCCTTCGGCACGCTCGAAATAAAGCCTTCGAGAATCCATACCGCCAGCGGCACGTTGAACAGACAATGGGCTAGCGCCACAGCCCACGGCGTATCGAACAGATTGATCGCCGAATAAAGATTGAAGAACGGGAGTGCGAATACGGCGGGCGGAGCCATGCGATTGGATAGCAGCCAGAAGAACAGATGCTTATCGCCGAGGAAGCGGTAGCGTGAAAAGGCGTACGCCGCCGGAAGTGCAAATGAAATTGAAATAATCGTATTGATGACGACGTATTGCAGCGAGTTGATGTAACCGGAATACCAGCTCGAATCCGTGAATATACGCTTGTAATGTACCAGCGTTGGCTGACTCGGCCACAGAGTCATGGTGGTCACGATCTCTGTGTTCGTCTTGAAACTCATGTTGACGAGCCAGTAGATCGGCAACAACAAGAAGATCAGGAACAGCAAGAGGATAATGCGGCGCCCCGGAATCGTATGCATCACGCACCTCCCGTTGTCGGCGCGCGTTCATTGTCGGCGTTCGTCATCACCGTATAGAACACCCAACACACGATCAGGATAACGAGGTTATAGACGATCGATAGCGCTGCGGCCTTGCCAAGGTCGAACTGCCCCAGCGCAATCTTCACCAGTTCAATAGATACGAACGTTGTGGAATTTCCAGGTCCACCCCCCGTCAGGACGAATGGCTCGGTGTAAATCATGAAGCTGTCCATGAAGCGCAGCAGAACTGCAATGAGCAGGACCCGTTTCATTTTCGGCAACTGGATCGCCGTGAAAACAGCCCAGCGGGAAGCACCATCGATCTGCGCCGCCTGATAGTAGGCATCCGGAATGGACTTCAGACCTGCGTAGCACAGCAGCGCCACCAGACTGGTCCAATGCCAGACGTCCATGACGATGATGGTGGCCCACGCATCAAAGCTATTGGAGACGTAGTTATAATCCAAGCCCATCTTGTTGAGCGTATAACCCAGCAAGCCGATATCTGGACGTCCGAAAATCTGCCAGATGGTGCCGACCACATTCCACGGGATCAGCAACGGCAGCGCGAGAATCACCAAACAGACTGCGACACGCCATCCCTCACGCGGCATCGACAGCGCGACGAGAATTCCGAGCGGAACTTCAATGGCGAGAATGATGGCCGAAAATAGCAGATTGCGGCCGAGCGAAGCAAGAAAACGAGATCCGAGATCCGTGGACGGATCGAGCAACTCCTTGAACCAGCCGACACCATTCCAGAAGAACTGATTGTTGCCGAACGTGTCCTGCACAGAATAGTTCACGACAGTCATGAGCGGCAAGATCGCGGAGAATGCCACGATCAGGAACACCGGCAGAGCCAGAAGCCACGCCTTGTTGTTGATCGTCTTATCCATCAGGCGCGCCCCTCAACCAGAACGCTGTCAGCATAAACGTGAACATGGGCCGGATCGAAGATAAGGCCGGCGGTATTGTCCGGAATCGAAAAGCCGTTGGGCACACGCGCCGCGAATTTAACATCGCCGATGCGGGAACGGGCAAAGCGGACACGCCCAAGATCGTCGATCCGTTCGATCTTCGCAGTCAAAAGTCCAGGAGCCGGCGGCGCCACAGTGACAAACTCCGGACGAACACCAATTTCAATGCGTGCGCCGGGTGGCAGATCGTCATAGGCGCTGTTCAGCGCGAGGACATGACCATCGATCCGCGCCTGGCGGCCTTTGACTTCGGCCGGCACAATGTTCATGCCCGGTGAACCAATGAAATATCCGACGAAGGTGTGTGCCGGCTTCGCAAACAACTCTTCTGGCGTACCGCTCTGAACGACGCGGCCATCGTGCATCACCACCACCGTATCCGCAAAGGTGAGCGCTTCGGTCTGATCATGCGTCACGTAGATCATGGTGAGATCAAGCGCCTGATGCAGCGCCTTGAGTTTCGAGCGCAATTCCCATTTGAGGTGCGGGTCGATCACCGTCAGCGGCTCGTCGAACAACACGGCTGCAACGTCCGGACGCACCAGTCCGCGCCCAAGCGAGATTTTCTGCTTCGCATCAGCGCTCAGCCGCACGGCCTTGCGATTCACGAAGGGCGTGAGGTCAAGCAACTTCGCGATTTCAGTGACGCGCGCATCGATCTCATTGCGCGGCAATCCGCGATTTTTCAACGGAAACGCGAGATTCTGCCCGACGGTCATGGTGTCGTAGATGACCGGAAACTGAAACACCTGCGCAATGTTGCGTTCGCGCGTGGAGAGCGGGGTGATATCGACGCTATCGAACAGAACCTTCCCGCGTGACGGTGTGACGATCCCCGAGATGATATTAAGTAACGTCGTCTTGCCGCATCCCGAAGGACCAAGCAATGCATAGGCGCCGCCCTGCCGCCATGTCATGGTCATCGGCTTCAAGGCATATGAAGCCGTGTCGGCAGTTTCGCCTCCGTAGGAATGAGCAAGATCAACGAGATCGATACGGGCCATGGCACGCCTCACATGGACCGCGGGGCAGCGACAAGCCGCCCCGATACGTCAAAGATAAAAAGGTCGTCCGGGTTGAGAACCGCGTTGAGTTCTTGTCCGGGCAAAAACTCGTGGATGCCTTGCAGGACCGATACCCAGTTATAGCCGTTACGATTGAGATGAACGAAGCTCTCCGAACCTGTGATTTCCGTTACCGAGACCTTGGCCGGGAATGCATGCCGCCCCGGCGCTGCAGTTGCGACCTCGAGCTGATGAGCACGAAAGCCGACCTTGTAGTGTCCATCCTGCAGCCGTTCGAACAATCCCGTTGCTGGTGCGCGTTCGCCGCCAACATACTGAATGGAGCCATTCTTCTTCTCGATGCCAACCGTGTTCATCGGCGGATCAGAGAAGACTTCCGCAACACGAATGGTCTCTGGGTGGCGATAGACCTCAGGCGTCACTCCGGCCTGAAGTGCCTGCCCTTCCCACATGCAGATGGTGCGGCCGCCAAGCAGTAAGGCTTCCGAAGGTTCGGTCGTCGCATACACGAAAATAGCACCTGACGCTTCGAAGATGCGCGGCAATTCGGTGCGCAATTCCTCGCGCAGCTTGTAGTCAAGATTGGCGAGCGGCTCGTCGAGCAGAACGAGGTCGGCTCCCTTGACCAGCGCCCGTGCAATGGCCGTTCGCTGCTGCTGGCCGCCTGAGAGCTGCAGCGGCGTACGATTGAGATAAGGCTCGAGCTTGAGCAGCTTTGCCGCGTCACGAACGCGCTTTTCGATCTCTGCGCGTGGCTTGCCCTGGACGCGCAGAGGCGACGCAATGTTCTCGAAGACCGTCAGCGTCGGATAGTTGATGAACTGCTGATACACCATCGCAACCGACCGCTTGCGAATGTCGATTCCAGTCACATCCTTTTCGTCGACGAGAACACGCCCCGACGTGGGCTTGTCGAGGCCCGCAAGCAGCCGCATGATCGATGTCTTGCCCGACAATGTCGGGCCGAGGAGCACGCTCAGCGTGCCTCGCTCGAGCGTCAGCGACACATCGCGAATCCACGAAGCACCGCCGACTTCCCGCGAAACGTTGTCGAGAGCGACGCTCATGTACGGCCTCCCGCCTCCATCACGGGCCGAACGGCCCCATTGCGATGGGTGGTCATCCAGTCGTCGAGCGCTTTCACTTCATCAGCCGAGAGGCGCAGGCCGAGCTTGGACCGGCGCCAGACAACATCTTCCGCGGTACGAGCGAATTCGTGCGTCATCAGGTATCGGACTTCACACTCGGTCAGCGTGTCGCCGAACAATTGCCCGAGGTCCGTTGTCGACGAGACACCGCCAAGAATCTTTCTGGCCCGCGTACCATAAGCGTGCGCCAGACGAAGCGCGAGAGCGCGCGACAGGAACAAATGGTCGCGGATCAATTCGTCGGCCAGCGCCGTTACGGCGGAGACATCGAGATCGCCACCCGGCAATGGCGTCCTGCCCGTCCATCCGGCCTGCTCTTTGGTGCCGCGCAAATAAGGAGCCAGGCGTTCGAGTGCTTCTTCGGCAAGCCGGCGATACGTCGTGATCTTTCCACCGAAGATCGACAGCAGCGGCAAACCACCCGGCGTATCGAATTCGAAGACATAATCGCGCGTCGCGGCTTTCGCCTCGCTGGCACCATCATCGTACAACGGCCTAACGCCGGCATAGGCCCATACGACATCCTGTGGCTTGACCGGCTTCACAAGATAATCGTTCACCGACTGACAGAGATAAACAATCTCCTCGGCCGACGCGTGCACCTTGGCCGGATCACCGTGGTAATCACGATCCGTGGTGCCGATCAGCGTGAAATCATTCTGATAGGGAATGACAAAGACGACGCGGCCGTCGGCATTCTGGAATGTATAGGCCCGGTCATGTTCGTACAGACGCGGCACCACGATGTGCGATCCCTGAACCAGTCGAACCTTGGCCTTGGCATTGACCCCTGCACGGCGGGCCAGTACATCCTCGACCCACGGGCCACCGGCATTGACCAGCACGCGCGCCCTGATGCTGTCCTTTGCACCGGTGAGAGTGTCCTCCAGTGTGATCTGCCAGCAATCATCGAGGCGCTCCGCCTCAACCGCTCGGCTCTGCGTGCGGATCACCGCACCACGATCAGCCGCATCGCGTGCGTTCAGGACCACAAGACGGGCGTCATCGACAAAACAGTCCGAATATTCGAAACCGCGGGTGAAGCGCCCCGGCGCCAACGGCTGCCCGACATCGTCACGCCGCAGGTCCAGCGAACGTGTCGCCGGCAGCAGATGCCGGCCGCCGAGGTGATCATAAAGGAAGAGGCCAAGCCGCAGCAGCCAGGTGGGCCTTAGGCCGGAATGGTGCGGAAGCACAAACCGCAGTGGTTTGATGATGTGAGGTGCGATTTGCCAGAGCACTTCCCGCTCGATCAAAGCCTCGCGGACCAGGCGGAACTCATAATATTCGAGATAGCGCAGCCCACCGTGGATCAATTTGCTTGACCACGACGATGTGCCGCTGGCCAAATCATTCATTTCACAAAGGAAAACAGAATTTCCGCGACCGGCGGCATCCCGGGCGATGCCGCAGCCATTAATCCCGCCGCCAATGATTGCGAGGTCGAAAACCTGTCCCAATGCGCTTCCCCGGCGATCGCTCTTTTCGAATTAAGCGATTTCGCTTTCGATTTCCATTAAATCACAACAAAAAACGAAAGCAAGCGGCAAAGGAACCGAAAATTGCGGTTGTCACCAGCGGCCGTTACCGACGGCCGAGGCGAGGCGCTGAGCGATTTGATCGAATGAAACGACAGACGTTCAGAGGTCGGCCGGCTTGTCCGGCATCGCCTCAATGACGACGATGCCGCGACTGGTGCAGATATTTTGCAGCCCGGCCGGCAAGGCAACGTCGGTCACGAAGGTCTGGATCTGACTGAGATGCGCGATGCGAACCGGTGCGCTGCGTCGAAGCTTGGTACTGTCCGCAACCAGCATGACGCTGCGCGCATTGGCAATGATCGCCTGCGCCGCCTGCACCTCGCGATAGTCGA from Nitrobacteraceae bacterium AZCC 1564 includes these protein-coding regions:
- a CDS encoding glycerol transport system permease protein (product_source=KO:K17322; cath_funfam=1.10.3720.10; cog=COG1175; ko=KO:K17322; pfam=PF00528; superfamily=161098; transmembrane_helix_parts=Inside_1_8,TMhelix_9_31,Outside_32_74,TMhelix_75_94,Inside_95_106,TMhelix_107_129,Outside_130_155,TMhelix_156_178,Inside_179_212,TMhelix_213_235,Outside_236_263,TMhelix_264_286,Inside_287_300) — encoded protein: MDKTINNKAWLLALPVFLIVAFSAILPLMTVVNYSVQDTFGNNQFFWNGVGWFKELLDPSTDLGSRFLASLGRNLLFSAIILAIEVPLGILVALSMPREGWRVAVCLVILALPLLIPWNVVGTIWQIFGRPDIGLLGYTLNKMGLDYNYVSNSFDAWATIIVMDVWHWTSLVALLCYAGLKSIPDAYYQAAQIDGASRWAVFTAIQLPKMKRVLLIAVLLRFMDSFMIYTEPFVLTGGGPGNSTTFVSIELVKIALGQFDLGKAAALSIVYNLVILIVCWVFYTVMTNADNERAPTTGGA
- a CDS encoding glycerol-3-phosphate dehydrogenase (product_source=KO:K00111; cath_funfam=3.50.50.60; cog=COG0578; ko=KO:K00111; pfam=PF01266,PF16901; superfamily=51905) → MGQVFDLAIIGGGINGCGIARDAAGRGNSVFLCEMNDLASGTSSWSSKLIHGGLRYLEYYEFRLVREALIEREVLWQIAPHIIKPLRFVLPHHSGLRPTWLLRLGLFLYDHLGGRHLLPATRSLDLRRDDVGQPLAPGRFTRGFEYSDCFVDDARLVVLNARDAADRGAVIRTQSRAVEAERLDDCWQITLEDTLTGAKDSIRARVLVNAGGPWVEDVLARRAGVNAKAKVRLVQGSHIVVPRLYEHDRAYTFQNADGRVVFVIPYQNDFTLIGTTDRDYHGDPAKVHASAEEIVYLCQSVNDYLVKPVKPQDVVWAYAGVRPLYDDGASEAKAATRDYVFEFDTPGGLPLLSIFGGKITTYRRLAEEALERLAPYLRGTKEQAGWTGRTPLPGGDLDVSAVTALADELIRDHLFLSRALALRLAHAYGTRARKILGGVSSTTDLGQLFGDTLTECEVRYLMTHEFARTAEDVVWRRSKLGLRLSADEVKALDDWMTTHRNGAVRPVMEAGGRT
- a CDS encoding glycerol transport system ATP-binding protein (product_source=KO:K17324; cath_funfam=3.40.50.300; cog=COG3839; ko=KO:K17324; pfam=PF00005; smart=SM00382; superfamily=50331,52540) yields the protein MSVALDNVSREVGGASWIRDVSLTLERGTLSVLLGPTLSGKTSIMRLLAGLDKPTSGRVLVDEKDVTGIDIRKRSVAMVYQQFINYPTLTVFENIASPLRVQGKPRAEIEKRVRDAAKLLKLEPYLNRTPLQLSGGQQQRTAIARALVKGADLVLLDEPLANLDYKLREELRTELPRIFEASGAIFVYATTEPSEALLLGGRTICMWEGQALQAGVTPEVYRHPETIRVAEVFSDPPMNTVGIEKKNGSIQYVGGERAPATGLFERLQDGHYKVGFRAHQLEVATAAPGRHAFPAKVSVTEITGSESFVHLNRNGYNWVSVLQGIHEFLPGQELNAVLNPDDLFIFDVSGRLVAAPRSM
- a CDS encoding glycerol transport system permease protein (product_source=KO:K17323; cath_funfam=1.10.3720.10; cog=COG0395; ko=KO:K17323; pfam=PF00528; superfamily=161098; transmembrane_helix_parts=Inside_1_8,TMhelix_9_26,Outside_27_67,TMhelix_68_90,Inside_91_101,TMhelix_102_124,Outside_125_133,TMhelix_134_156,Inside_157_176,TMhelix_177_199,Outside_200_232,TMhelix_233_255,Inside_256_268), which translates into the protein MHTIPGRRIILLLFLIFLLLPIYWLVNMSFKTNTEIVTTMTLWPSQPTLVHYKRIFTDSSWYSGYINSLQYVVINTIISISFALPAAYAFSRYRFLGDKHLFFWLLSNRMAPPAVFALPFFNLYSAINLFDTPWAVALAHCLFNVPLAVWILEGFISSVPKEIDETAFLDGYSFPRFFVKILMPLIASGIGVAAFFCFMFSWVELLLARTLTSVNAKPIAATMTRTISAAGMDWGLLAAAGVLTIIPGALVIWFVRNYIARGFALGRV
- a CDS encoding glycerol transport system ATP-binding protein (product_source=KO:K17325; cath_funfam=3.40.50.300; cog=COG3839; ko=KO:K17325; pfam=PF00005,PF17912; smart=SM00382; superfamily=50331,52540), whose protein sequence is MARIDLVDLAHSYGGETADTASYALKPMTMTWRQGGAYALLGPSGCGKTTLLNIISGIVTPSRGKVLFDSVDITPLSTRERNIAQVFQFPVIYDTMTVGQNLAFPLKNRGLPRNEIDARVTEIAKLLDLTPFVNRKAVRLSADAKQKISLGRGLVRPDVAAVLFDEPLTVIDPHLKWELRSKLKALHQALDLTMIYVTHDQTEALTFADTVVVMHDGRVVQSGTPEELFAKPAHTFVGYFIGSPGMNIVPAEVKGRQARIDGHVLALNSAYDDLPPGARIEIGVRPEFVTVAPPAPGLLTAKIERIDDLGRVRFARSRIGDVKFAARVPNGFSIPDNTAGLIFDPAHVHVYADSVLVEGRA
- a CDS encoding glycerol transport system substrate-binding protein (product_source=KO:K17321; cleavage_site_network=SignalP-noTM; cog=COG1653; ko=KO:K17321; superfamily=53850; transmembrane_helix_parts=Inside_1_8,TMhelix_9_31,Outside_32_591); translated protein: MRRTTRDRLLTMASAVALMAASAAITAPAFADEAAAKKWIDSEFQPSTLSKEDQMKEMQWFIKAAEPFKGMEINVVSETITTHEYESGTLAKAFSEITGIKLKHDLIQEGDVVEKLQTQMQSGKNVYDGWINDSDLIGTHFRYNQTVVLSDYMTGEGKDVTDPMLDVDDFIGKSFTTAPDGKLYQLPDQQFANVYWFRYDWFTNPEFKAKFKAKYGYELGVPVNWSAYEDIAEFFTNDIKEINGVKVYGHMDYGKKDPSLGWRFTDAWLSMAGNGDKGIPNGKPVDEWGIRMEGCRPVGSSVERGGDTNGPAAVYSIVKYLDWLKKYAPPQAQGMTFSESGPVPAQGNIAQQIFWYTAFTADMVKPGLPVMNADGTPKWRMAPSPHGAYWKEGMKLGYQDAGSVTLLKSTPADRRKAAWLYLQFINSKTVSLKKSHVGLTFTRESDIWDKSFTERAPKLGGLIEFYRSPARVQWTPTGNNVPDYPKLAQLWWQNIGDAASGAKTAQAAMDSLAAAQDSVLERLEKSGVQGACGPKLNPKQTAEYWFAKSEKDGNIAPQRKLANEKPKGETVDYDTLIKSWPATPPKRAEAK
- a CDS encoding putative small integral membrane protein (product_source=COG5477; cog=COG5477; pfam=PF09928; superfamily=81648; transmembrane_helix_parts=Outside_1_9,TMhelix_10_32,Inside_33_52,TMhelix_53_75,Outside_76_89,TMhelix_90_107,Inside_108_108), with the translated sequence MENIAWMAWTLPTAIFFGLLAATLAVMTWLALRYPEAERVGILQIPTTRGDRLFISLITAAVIHLLWIGFVGAYPIATLPVGEGVEVSSLWLASVISLVTAVVIFRNV